A single region of the Ancylobacter novellus DSM 506 genome encodes:
- a CDS encoding TRAP transporter large permease, with product MTETMGLMFAGLFGMVLLNVPIAIALGMVAVIAIWLSQGTDMLPNVALVMFEGATNFPLLAIPLFIFAGGIMNSSSISRRLINLASAMLGFVRGGLAMVTIGSSMFFAEISGSAVAGVAALGSLLIPAMKSRGYSKEYAAAISSSSASLAIILPPSIPMILYAVMAQVSVVKMFISGLLPGLLGGAGLALASWYYAVKHDFPVEQRFAWSRLVQAFREAIWALMLPVVILGGIFGGFVTATEGAAVAVVAALFISTVIYRELDLRALYRALVDGALQTAVVMLLVASSALVGVFLTESRVPQALASSIAELTTNPYMVLLLLNILFLILGMFLHSAAAIILTVPIILPLIQQVGIDPVHFGLVLTLNLAIGQQTPPVASVLIAACSIAKSDIWQTTKANVGFLVVLLAVLMICTYVPWFALAPTQWFYGDPSIGAMPVN from the coding sequence ATGACCGAAACCATGGGGCTGATGTTTGCCGGCCTGTTCGGCATGGTCCTGCTCAACGTGCCGATCGCCATCGCGCTCGGCATGGTCGCGGTTATCGCCATCTGGTTGAGCCAGGGCACCGATATGTTGCCGAACGTGGCGCTCGTCATGTTCGAAGGCGCGACCAACTTCCCGCTGCTGGCGATCCCGCTGTTCATCTTCGCCGGCGGGATCATGAATTCGTCCTCGATCTCGCGGCGCCTCATCAATCTCGCCTCGGCGATGCTCGGCTTCGTGCGCGGCGGTCTCGCCATGGTGACGATCGGCTCGTCCATGTTCTTCGCCGAGATCTCCGGCTCGGCGGTCGCCGGCGTCGCGGCGCTCGGCTCGCTGCTGATCCCGGCCATGAAGAGCCGTGGCTACAGCAAGGAATATGCGGCGGCGATCTCGTCGTCTTCGGCGAGCCTCGCGATCATCCTGCCGCCGTCCATCCCGATGATCCTCTACGCCGTCATGGCGCAGGTCTCGGTGGTGAAGATGTTCATCTCCGGGCTGCTACCTGGCCTGCTCGGCGGTGCAGGGCTCGCGCTGGCGAGCTGGTACTACGCGGTGAAGCACGATTTCCCGGTCGAGCAGCGCTTCGCCTGGAGCCGTCTCGTGCAGGCATTCCGCGAGGCGATCTGGGCGCTGATGCTGCCCGTGGTCATCCTCGGCGGCATCTTCGGCGGCTTCGTCACCGCGACCGAAGGTGCGGCGGTGGCGGTGGTGGCGGCCCTGTTCATCTCTACCGTCATCTACCGGGAGCTCGACCTGAGGGCGCTTTACCGCGCGCTCGTCGACGGCGCGCTGCAGACGGCGGTGGTCATGCTGCTGGTCGCCTCCTCCGCGCTGGTCGGCGTGTTCCTCACCGAGAGCCGCGTGCCGCAAGCGCTGGCCAGCTCCATCGCCGAGCTGACCACCAACCCCTACATGGTGCTGCTGCTGCTCAACATCCTCTTCCTGATCCTCGGGATGTTCCTGCACTCGGCGGCCGCCATCATCCTCACCGTGCCGATCATCCTGCCGCTGATCCAGCAGGTGGGCATCGACCCGGTGCATTTCGGCCTGGTGCTCACGCTCAACCTCGCCATCGGCCAGCAGACGCCGCCCGTGGCCTCGGTGCTCATCGCCGCCTGTTCGATAGCCAAGTCGGACATCTGGCAGACGACAAAGGCCAATGTCGGCTTCCTGGTCGTGCTGCTGGCGGTGCTGATGATCTGCACCTATGTGCCCTGGTTCGCACTGGCGCCGACGCAGTGGTTCTACGGCGACCCGTCCATCGGCGCGATGCCGGTGAACTGA
- a CDS encoding GlcG/HbpS family heme-binding protein, with the protein MSNLSLTAAQTILATALDHCRKGNFAPMAVVVLDARGAVKVAAVEDGTSLKRFEVAHGKAHGALALGMGSRSLFKRAKEQPFFIAAASHVSGGALVPVPGGVLIRDAAGAVVGAVGISGDTSDNDEAAAGAGIAAAGFTADPGKD; encoded by the coding sequence ATGTCCAATCTGAGCCTGACCGCCGCCCAGACCATTCTCGCCACTGCCCTCGACCATTGCCGCAAGGGCAATTTCGCCCCGATGGCGGTGGTGGTGCTCGACGCCCGGGGCGCGGTGAAGGTCGCTGCCGTGGAGGACGGCACCAGCCTGAAGCGCTTCGAGGTGGCACACGGCAAGGCCCATGGCGCGCTCGCCCTCGGCATGGGCTCGCGCTCGCTGTTCAAGCGGGCGAAGGAGCAGCCCTTCTTCATCGCTGCGGCGAGCCATGTCAGCGGCGGTGCGCTGGTGCCGGTGCCGGGCGGCGTGCTGATCCGCGACGCCGCCGGTGCGGTGGTCGGCGCGGTCGGCATTTCCGGCGACACCTCGGACAATGACGAGGCGGCGGCGGGCGCCGGCATCGCCGCGGCGGGCTTCACCGCCGATCCCGGCAAGGACTGA
- a CDS encoding FAD-binding and (Fe-S)-binding domain-containing protein, producing MAARLAPGLERRLKAEVTGDVWFDRFNRGRYATDASFYQIMPVGVVVPRTTEEAERAIALARAEGIPVTPRGGGTSQCGQTINESLVVDGSKHLNRILELDVEGGCCIVEPGIVLDDLNRSLKKHGLWFPVDVSTASRATIGGMAGNNSCGGRSLRYGTMRDNVISIDAMLADGTKAHFGAVDHNLSGLPPDSPLAPLARDLIELGAREAAEVALRFPKVQRRVGGYNLDALLPDGRGYNLAHILVGSEGTLAYSTKIELKLWPLIGKKVIGACHFGSFYAAMDAAQHLVKLKPIAVELVDSTLLALASEIPMFQATLKQFVQGRPEAILLVEFAEDEAENERRLKLLEDTMGDLGFGWDRSGAQWGGVVPVREAGLQAAIADVRTSGLNIMMSMKEAGKPVSFVEDCAVPLEHLADYTARLTEVFEKNGTRGTWYAHASEGCLHVRPVLNLRQEKDVKAMRAIAEEAFDMVREYKGSHSGEHGDGIVRSEFHEKMFGSRLVHAFEEVKDRFDPNGLYNPGKIVRPPKFDDRSLFRYAPDYKVAPIPATLDWTGYSGAGGGLQGAIEMCNNNGACRKMAGGVMCPSYRVTRDEKDVTRGRANTLRLAISGRLGPDALASDKMMETLKLCVSCKGCRRECPTGVDMAKMKIEALAARAKAKGISLHQKLVAYLPRYAALASRVPWLLNLRDTLPGAAKLSEIVAQFSARRSLPRWRADVFREDDTVFGPEGGREVVLFADTFNRWFEKENVVAALEVLTAAGYRVHMPRPVDGVARPLCCGRTFLSAGLVDEAKAEARRVVETYAPFIARGVPVVGLEPSCLLAFRDELPSMLPGEATQRLSAHALLIEEFIAREIDAGRFQLPLAPVADKALLHGHCHQKSFGAMGAVEKALRLVPGLKVETVESSCCGMAGAFGYHSETIDTSLAMAELSLLPAIRKAEPGTLVVADGTSCRHQIHDGAQREAIHVVKVLARSVAAARAGGTRQMEAAE from the coding sequence ATGGCGGCACGGCTGGCGCCCGGACTGGAGCGGCGCCTGAAGGCGGAAGTGACGGGTGACGTGTGGTTCGACCGCTTCAATCGCGGGCGCTATGCCACGGACGCCTCGTTCTACCAGATCATGCCGGTCGGCGTGGTCGTGCCGCGCACCACGGAAGAGGCCGAGCGCGCCATCGCGCTGGCGCGGGCCGAGGGCATCCCGGTCACGCCGCGGGGCGGGGGCACCTCGCAATGCGGCCAGACCATCAACGAATCGCTGGTCGTCGACGGCTCCAAGCACCTCAACCGCATCCTCGAGCTCGACGTCGAGGGTGGGTGCTGCATCGTCGAGCCGGGCATCGTGCTCGATGACCTCAACCGGTCGCTGAAGAAGCACGGGCTGTGGTTTCCCGTGGACGTGTCGACCGCCAGCCGCGCCACCATTGGCGGCATGGCCGGCAACAATAGCTGCGGCGGGCGCTCGCTGCGCTACGGCACGATGCGCGACAACGTCATCTCGATCGACGCCATGCTGGCCGACGGCACCAAGGCGCATTTCGGCGCGGTCGACCACAACCTGTCCGGCCTGCCGCCCGATTCGCCGCTGGCGCCGCTTGCCCGCGACCTGATCGAGCTCGGCGCCCGCGAGGCGGCGGAGGTGGCGCTGCGCTTCCCCAAGGTGCAGCGCCGCGTCGGCGGCTACAATCTCGACGCCCTGCTGCCGGACGGGCGCGGCTACAACCTCGCCCATATCCTCGTCGGCTCGGAAGGCACGCTCGCCTATTCGACGAAGATCGAGCTCAAGCTCTGGCCGCTGATCGGCAAGAAGGTCATCGGCGCCTGCCATTTCGGCAGCTTCTACGCTGCGATGGATGCCGCCCAGCACCTCGTGAAGCTCAAGCCCATCGCGGTGGAGCTGGTGGATTCGACCCTGCTTGCGCTGGCGAGCGAGATCCCGATGTTCCAGGCGACGCTCAAGCAGTTCGTGCAGGGCAGGCCGGAGGCGATCCTCCTGGTCGAGTTCGCCGAGGACGAGGCCGAGAACGAGCGGCGGCTGAAGCTGCTCGAAGACACCATGGGCGACCTCGGCTTCGGCTGGGACCGCAGCGGCGCGCAATGGGGAGGCGTCGTGCCGGTGCGCGAGGCGGGCTTGCAGGCCGCCATCGCCGATGTGCGCACTTCCGGGCTCAACATCATGATGTCGATGAAGGAGGCGGGGAAGCCGGTCTCCTTCGTCGAGGACTGCGCCGTGCCGCTGGAGCACCTCGCCGACTACACGGCGCGGCTGACCGAGGTGTTCGAGAAGAACGGCACCCGCGGCACCTGGTACGCCCATGCGTCCGAGGGCTGCCTGCATGTGCGCCCGGTACTGAACCTGCGGCAGGAGAAGGACGTCAAGGCGATGCGCGCCATCGCCGAGGAAGCCTTCGACATGGTGCGCGAGTACAAGGGCTCGCATTCCGGCGAGCATGGCGACGGCATCGTCCGTTCCGAGTTCCACGAGAAGATGTTCGGTTCGCGCCTCGTCCACGCCTTCGAGGAGGTGAAGGACCGCTTCGATCCGAACGGGCTCTACAATCCCGGCAAGATTGTCCGCCCGCCCAAGTTCGACGACCGCTCGCTGTTCCGCTACGCGCCCGACTACAAGGTCGCGCCGATCCCGGCCACGCTCGACTGGACCGGCTATAGCGGCGCCGGCGGCGGCCTGCAGGGCGCGATCGAGATGTGCAACAACAACGGCGCCTGCCGGAAGATGGCGGGCGGCGTGATGTGCCCGAGCTACCGCGTCACCCGCGACGAGAAGGACGTGACGCGCGGGCGCGCCAACACGCTGCGTCTCGCCATTTCCGGCCGCCTCGGCCCGGACGCGCTCGCCTCGGACAAGATGATGGAGACGCTGAAGCTGTGCGTCTCCTGCAAAGGCTGCCGGCGCGAATGCCCGACCGGCGTCGACATGGCGAAGATGAAGATCGAGGCGCTGGCGGCGCGGGCGAAGGCGAAGGGCATCAGCCTGCACCAGAAGCTCGTGGCTTACCTGCCCCGCTATGCGGCGCTGGCCTCCAGGGTGCCGTGGCTGCTGAACCTGCGCGACACGCTCCCCGGCGCGGCGAAGCTCTCCGAGATCGTTGCCCAGTTCAGCGCAAGGCGCTCGCTGCCGCGCTGGCGCGCGGATGTCTTCCGCGAGGACGATACCGTCTTCGGCCCGGAGGGCGGGCGCGAAGTGGTGCTGTTCGCCGACACCTTCAATCGCTGGTTCGAGAAGGAGAACGTGGTCGCGGCGCTGGAGGTGCTCACCGCCGCCGGCTACCGGGTGCACATGCCGCGCCCCGTCGACGGCGTGGCGCGGCCGCTGTGCTGCGGGCGCACCTTCCTTTCCGCCGGCCTCGTCGACGAGGCGAAGGCGGAGGCGCGGCGGGTGGTGGAGACCTACGCCCCCTTCATCGCCCGCGGCGTGCCGGTGGTGGGGCTGGAGCCGAGCTGCCTGCTCGCCTTCCGCGACGAGCTGCCCTCCATGCTGCCGGGGGAGGCGACGCAGCGTCTTTCCGCCCACGCGCTGCTGATCGAGGAGTTCATCGCCCGCGAGATCGACGCCGGCCGCTTCCAACTGCCGCTGGCGCCGGTCGCCGACAAGGCGCTGCTGCACGGCCACTGCCACCAGAAGAGCTTCGGTGCCATGGGGGCGGTGGAGAAGGCGCTGCGCCTCGTGCCGGGGCTGAAGGTCGAGACGGTGGAATCGAGTTGCTGCGGCATGGCCGGGGCCTTCGGCTACCATTCCGAGACCATCGACACCTCGCTCGCCATGGCCGAGCTCTCGCTGCTGCCCGCCATCCGCAAGGCGGAACCGGGCACGCTAGTGGTCGCCGACGGCACCTCGTGCCGCCACCAGATCCATGACGGCGCGCAGCGCGAGGCGATCCATGTCGTCAAGGTTCTGGCCCGCAGCGTCGCCGCGGCGCGCGCCGGCGGGACGCGGCAGATGGAGGCGGCGGAGTAG
- a CDS encoding TRAP transporter substrate-binding protein, whose protein sequence is MIRFTRIVSALAGTVLLAATAVAEPIEIKLGHVGEPGSLFDQTTQEFAKRANAKLGDKAKVVTYGSSQLGGDTELLKKLKLGTVDLALPSTVMTTVAPEFGVFEMPYLVQNRDHAAKIREAVIKPVLVPIAKDKGYEILGVWENGIRHITNSKRPINKPEDLAGIKLRVPQGVWRVRMFQAYGATPSPMALSEVFVALQTGVMDGQENPLAQIYPSRFQEVQKYLSLTGHVYTPAYLTAGRSWSRLPPDVQKALMETAVEMEPVALEIAAKLDDELLGKLKDAGMQVNEVDKPAFIAASKPVYEQFAKEVPGGQKLIDDSLALGKGS, encoded by the coding sequence ATGATCCGCTTCACGCGAATCGTGTCGGCGCTGGCCGGCACCGTGCTGCTTGCCGCCACGGCGGTCGCCGAGCCCATCGAGATCAAGCTCGGCCATGTCGGAGAGCCCGGTTCGCTCTTCGATCAGACGACGCAGGAATTCGCCAAGCGCGCCAATGCGAAGCTGGGCGACAAGGCCAAGGTCGTCACCTACGGATCGAGCCAGCTCGGCGGCGACACCGAGCTGCTGAAGAAGCTCAAGCTCGGGACGGTGGACCTCGCCCTGCCCTCCACGGTGATGACGACCGTGGCGCCCGAGTTCGGCGTGTTCGAGATGCCCTATCTGGTGCAGAACCGCGACCATGCGGCGAAGATTCGCGAAGCGGTCATCAAGCCGGTGCTGGTGCCGATCGCCAAGGACAAGGGCTACGAGATCCTTGGGGTGTGGGAGAACGGTATCCGCCACATCACCAACAGCAAGCGTCCGATCAACAAGCCTGAGGATCTGGCGGGCATCAAGCTGCGCGTTCCGCAGGGCGTGTGGCGCGTGCGCATGTTCCAGGCCTATGGCGCGACGCCAAGCCCGATGGCGCTGTCCGAGGTCTTCGTGGCGCTGCAGACGGGCGTGATGGACGGGCAGGAGAACCCGCTCGCCCAGATCTACCCGTCGCGTTTCCAGGAAGTGCAGAAGTATCTCTCGCTGACGGGCCACGTCTACACGCCGGCCTATCTCACCGCGGGCCGCAGCTGGTCCCGTCTGCCGCCGGACGTCCAGAAGGCCTTGATGGAGACCGCGGTCGAGATGGAGCCCGTCGCGCTCGAGATTGCCGCCAAGCTCGACGACGAGCTGCTCGGCAAGCTCAAGGACGCCGGCATGCAGGTGAACGAGGTCGACAAGCCCGCCTTCATCGCCGCGAGCAAGCCCGTCTACGAGCAGTTCGCCAAGGAAGTTCCGGGCGGCCAGAAGCTAATCGACGACTCCCTCGCGCTCGGCAAGGGCTCCTAA
- a CDS encoding putative bifunctional diguanylate cyclase/phosphodiesterase — protein sequence MSEDAGVSDRLLSVMSTFIAELNGPLDWRRALAGLMPRLAAELELSRVALFEVHTSPGAGLGVTCRVDWARVGLASLADNTHPPVRPVDADARQRDWAERRTRGEVIEGRTEDLDGYLGAFFRAAGIVSFYTVPVMVEGRWWGHFCLSSDDRDRAWSKEERTAFKACAGLIALAVERSRAGRALSEATRLAMLSAALDAIVTVDEAGQIVDFNPAAEAMFHYRREQVIGRSLGETIVPPSLRSAHLSGMTRYMSGAAPHILGRRIEIQACTSEGDVFPVELAITEIRTEHRRLFTAYLRDISDRVRANEALERLAYTDTVTELPNRAGLVRLVDAEGREPAGALVMRLPDLAILSASLGEDFIGPLMVTLANRLRAHLPADAQLARTGECELALILADHGEPEALGAEIEALLHAPLESEGRRFYLRAEIGIATGPGRVEQILRNAEMASRANRSGRWRVFDESLRADHQHRLTLENALREAVTNRSDELYPVFQPMVDSRTGKVAGFEALARWEHPRIGPVPPADFIPLAEAVGLMDRLGDLIMDRAVKACARWNAGRRASGAPLRYVSVNLAAPQLAAPDLATRIAAILARHGVRGEEVRLELTESALLAQPAAAANVLQQLKALGCSTAIDDFGTGYSSFSYLQHLPVDVLKIDRSFMPDLAQEPRARKIVAVMVDLAHALGMSVVAEGIELPETLREVEAIGCDFVQGFLTGRPMRFEDALVHPDGITWPSSQLRNDAAGKVASAVAADTRRSAP from the coding sequence GTGAGCGAGGATGCCGGAGTATCGGACCGCCTGCTGTCGGTGATGAGCACCTTCATCGCCGAGCTGAACGGTCCGCTCGACTGGCGCCGCGCCCTTGCCGGCCTGATGCCGCGGCTTGCGGCCGAGCTCGAGCTCAGCCGCGTCGCCCTTTTCGAGGTGCATACCTCGCCCGGTGCCGGCCTCGGCGTCACCTGCCGCGTCGACTGGGCGCGCGTCGGTCTTGCCTCCCTCGCCGACAACACCCACCCGCCGGTGCGTCCCGTCGATGCCGACGCCCGCCAGCGCGACTGGGCCGAGCGACGCACGCGGGGCGAGGTGATCGAAGGACGGACCGAGGACCTCGACGGCTATCTCGGCGCCTTCTTCCGCGCCGCCGGCATCGTCAGCTTCTACACCGTGCCGGTGATGGTGGAAGGGCGCTGGTGGGGTCATTTTTGCCTGAGCTCCGACGACCGTGACAGGGCCTGGAGCAAGGAGGAGCGCACCGCCTTCAAGGCCTGCGCGGGACTGATCGCGCTGGCGGTGGAGCGCTCGCGCGCCGGCCGCGCGCTCAGCGAGGCGACGCGCCTCGCCATGCTCTCCGCCGCACTCGACGCCATCGTCACCGTCGACGAGGCCGGACAGATCGTCGACTTCAATCCCGCCGCCGAGGCCATGTTCCATTACAGGCGGGAGCAGGTGATCGGCCGCTCGCTCGGCGAGACCATCGTGCCGCCGAGCCTGCGGAGTGCGCATCTCAGTGGCATGACGCGCTACATGTCGGGCGCGGCGCCGCACATTTTGGGGCGGCGGATCGAAATCCAGGCCTGCACCTCCGAGGGCGATGTCTTCCCGGTCGAGCTCGCCATCACCGAAATCCGTACCGAGCACCGTCGCCTGTTCACCGCCTATCTGCGCGACATCTCCGACCGGGTCCGCGCCAATGAGGCACTGGAGCGGCTCGCCTATACCGACACCGTCACCGAGCTGCCGAACCGCGCCGGCCTGGTGCGCCTCGTCGATGCGGAAGGGCGCGAGCCGGCGGGTGCGCTGGTGATGCGGCTGCCCGACCTCGCCATTCTCTCAGCCAGCCTTGGCGAGGACTTCATCGGGCCGCTGATGGTGACGCTGGCCAATCGGCTGCGCGCACATCTGCCGGCGGACGCGCAGCTCGCCCGCACCGGCGAATGCGAGCTGGCGCTCATCCTTGCCGACCATGGCGAGCCGGAAGCGCTCGGCGCCGAGATCGAGGCGCTGCTCCACGCGCCGCTGGAGAGCGAGGGCCGTCGCTTCTACCTGCGCGCCGAGATCGGCATCGCCACCGGGCCGGGGCGGGTCGAGCAGATCCTGCGCAATGCCGAGATGGCTTCGCGCGCCAATCGCAGCGGGCGCTGGCGGGTGTTCGACGAATCCCTGCGCGCCGATCATCAGCATCGGCTCACTCTCGAGAACGCGCTGCGCGAGGCGGTGACGAACCGCTCCGACGAGCTCTATCCGGTATTCCAGCCCATGGTCGACAGCCGCACCGGCAAGGTGGCCGGCTTCGAGGCGCTCGCCCGCTGGGAGCACCCCAGGATCGGCCCGGTGCCGCCGGCCGACTTCATCCCGCTCGCCGAAGCCGTGGGGTTGATGGACCGGCTCGGCGACCTGATCATGGACCGGGCGGTGAAGGCCTGCGCCCGCTGGAACGCCGGCCGGCGCGCAAGCGGAGCGCCGCTGCGTTACGTCTCGGTCAATCTCGCGGCGCCGCAGCTCGCCGCACCCGATCTCGCCACGCGCATCGCCGCCATCCTTGCCCGCCACGGCGTCAGGGGCGAAGAGGTGCGGCTCGAACTCACCGAGAGCGCCCTCCTCGCCCAGCCCGCCGCGGCGGCCAATGTGCTGCAGCAGCTGAAAGCGCTCGGCTGCTCGACCGCAATCGACGATTTCGGCACCGGCTATTCCAGCTTCAGCTATCTCCAGCACCTTCCCGTGGACGTGCTGAAGATCGACCGCTCCTTCATGCCCGACCTCGCGCAGGAGCCTCGGGCTCGAAAGATCGTGGCGGTGATGGTGGACCTCGCCCATGCGCTCGGTATGTCGGTGGTGGCGGAGGGCATCGAGCTGCCCGAGACGCTGCGCGAGGTGGAAGCGATCGGCTGCGACTTCGTGCAGGGCTTTCTCACCGGCCGGCCGATGCGCTTCGAGGACGCGCTCGTCCATCCGGACGGCATCACCTGGCCATCGAGCCAGCTGCGCAACGACGCCGCCGGCAAGGTTGCATCCGCCGTAGCGGCGGACACACGCCGTTCGGCTCCGTAA
- a CDS encoding DUF2188 domain-containing protein, whose amino-acid sequence MAHITYEIVEHDGGWAYKLGDVFSETFPTHEEARRAAERVAREQSRPGETTSIEYEDRSGKWHEETARGDDRPEAEVKG is encoded by the coding sequence ATGGCGCACATCACCTACGAGATCGTCGAGCACGATGGCGGCTGGGCGTACAAGCTCGGGGATGTCTTCTCCGAGACCTTCCCCACTCATGAGGAGGCACGCCGCGCCGCCGAGCGCGTCGCCCGCGAGCAGTCCCGTCCCGGCGAGACCACCTCGATCGAGTATGAGGACAGGTCCGGCAAGTGGCATGAGGAAACCGCCCGCGGCGATGATCGCCCCGAGGCCGAGGTGAAGGGCTGA
- a CDS encoding BA14K family protein, with translation MSAPWSPTGIERPASGIENVQYRPAYRQGYRQGYRQGARAGFYRSGRYGYYNGYRGYGYYRPGYRQYNGWWFPAGAFAAGALISGAIAAQSQPTYVVPGGGGNGHVQWCAQTYRSYRAYDNTFQPYVGPRQQCVSPY, from the coding sequence ATGTCGGCGCCCTGGAGCCCGACGGGCATTGAGAGGCCGGCGTCGGGCATCGAGAATGTACAGTATCGGCCGGCTTACCGGCAGGGATATAGGCAGGGATACAGGCAGGGCGCGCGTGCCGGCTTCTATCGCAGCGGCCGTTACGGCTACTACAACGGCTATCGCGGCTACGGCTACTACCGGCCCGGCTACCGCCAATACAATGGCTGGTGGTTCCCGGCGGGGGCCTTCGCCGCCGGCGCGCTGATCAGCGGCGCCATCGCCGCGCAGTCGCAGCCGACCTATGTCGTGCCGGGTGGCGGCGGCAACGGGCACGTGCAGTGGTGCGCCCAGACCTACCGCTCCTATCGCGCATACGACAACACCTTCCAGCCCTATGTCGGCCCGCGCCAGCAGTGCGTCTCGCCCTACTGA
- a CDS encoding dihydrodipicolinate synthase family protein — translation MLSGVFVPLVMPFLGTVVDEDSFAYHVEMLLAANVGGLIAGGIAGEGPTLTLREKERLIRIAVEAAGRRAPVVAATGTNSTAATIEATRMARQAGASAALLVTPYYNKPGQEGMYRHFEAVARAVDLPLILHNVPQRTNVTLAPQTIDRLGQLPSIFALLDESDDFAHQRAVADACAERLWRIAPNAVGAFLPGLRPPRACFEPAANIAPRLCARLWELRLAGKGNEAAELVVALATLKCALDLEPEPVGIKYAASLMTPTFSPELRLPLTPPSAASASAIRVAIAALASVHDRALHHLV, via the coding sequence ATGCTCAGCGGCGTCTTCGTCCCTCTCGTCATGCCCTTCCTCGGAACCGTCGTCGACGAGGATTCCTTCGCCTATCACGTCGAGATGCTTCTGGCCGCGAATGTCGGCGGGCTCATCGCCGGCGGGATCGCCGGTGAGGGCCCCACCCTCACCCTGCGCGAGAAGGAGCGGCTCATCCGCATCGCCGTCGAGGCGGCCGGCCGGCGCGCGCCGGTCGTCGCCGCCACCGGCACCAATTCGACCGCCGCCACCATAGAGGCCACCCGCATGGCGCGGCAGGCGGGCGCCTCGGCGGCGCTGCTGGTGACGCCCTATTACAACAAGCCCGGCCAGGAGGGCATGTACCGCCATTTCGAGGCGGTGGCGCGCGCCGTCGACCTGCCGCTGATCCTGCACAACGTGCCCCAGCGCACCAACGTGACGCTGGCGCCGCAGACCATCGACCGCCTCGGGCAGCTTCCCAGCATCTTCGCCCTGCTCGACGAAAGCGACGACTTCGCCCATCAGCGGGCAGTCGCCGATGCCTGTGCCGAGCGGCTGTGGCGCATCGCGCCGAACGCGGTCGGCGCCTTCCTTCCGGGCTTGCGCCCGCCCCGCGCCTGCTTCGAGCCCGCCGCCAACATCGCCCCGCGCCTGTGCGCACGGCTATGGGAGCTGCGGCTCGCCGGCAAGGGGAACGAGGCCGCCGAGCTGGTCGTCGCGCTCGCCACGCTGAAATGCGCGCTTGACCTCGAACCCGAGCCGGTCGGCATCAAATACGCCGCGTCGCTGATGACCCCGACCTTCAGCCCGGAACTGCGCCTGCCGCTCACCCCGCCGAGCGCCGCCTCGGCGTCGGCCATCCGCGTCGCCATTGCCGCGCTCGCCAGCGTGCACGACCGCGCGCTGCATCATCTGGTGTGA
- a CDS encoding TRAP transporter small permease, whose amino-acid sequence MEVIAALLMAALTVIIVLGFVFRAVGLSLVWYDEVASIGLCWLTYYGSALAALRGAHIGFPGIVNAFPPGLRVLSTIFAEAVVLAFFVILTVTGLEVLDILQGSTMVSIPSVSLVITQSVIPITAVLFIIAELLRFPEVLAAARGAGFEDHELKEALDTVSDAAPASGGTAR is encoded by the coding sequence TTGGAAGTCATCGCGGCGCTGCTCATGGCGGCGCTCACGGTGATCATCGTCCTTGGTTTCGTCTTCCGGGCGGTCGGCCTGTCGCTCGTCTGGTACGACGAGGTCGCCTCCATCGGACTGTGCTGGCTCACCTATTACGGCAGCGCGCTCGCCGCCCTGCGCGGCGCCCATATCGGCTTCCCGGGGATCGTGAACGCATTCCCGCCAGGGCTGCGCGTGCTTTCCACCATTTTCGCGGAAGCCGTCGTTCTGGCCTTCTTCGTGATCCTGACCGTGACCGGCCTCGAGGTGCTCGACATCCTGCAGGGCAGCACGATGGTCTCCATCCCCTCCGTCTCGCTCGTCATCACCCAGTCGGTGATCCCGATCACGGCGGTACTGTTCATCATTGCGGAGCTTCTGCGCTTCCCCGAGGTGCTGGCGGCCGCGCGCGGCGCCGGCTTCGAGGATCATGAGCTGAAGGAAGCGCTCGATACCGTTTCCGATGCCGCCCCGGCCAGTGGAGGAACCGCCCGATGA